A genomic segment from Aspergillus chevalieri M1 DNA, chromosome 7, nearly complete sequence encodes:
- a CDS encoding nicotinate-nucleotide diphosphorylase (carboxylating) (COG:F;~EggNog:ENOG410PG9R;~InterPro:IPR027277,IPR002638,IPR022412,IPR037128, IPR036068,IPR013785,IPR004393;~PFAM:PF02749,PF01729;~go_function: GO:0003824 - catalytic activity [Evidence IEA];~go_function: GO:0004514 - nicotinate-nucleotide diphosphorylase (carboxylating) activity [Evidence IEA];~go_function: GO:0016763 - transferase activity, transferring pentosyl groups [Evidence IEA];~go_process: GO:0009435 - NAD biosynthetic process [Evidence IEA]), whose protein sequence is MTSASPYGDLRHLLPNNYKALITAWLEEDTPNFDYGGFVVGESEGEARLLGKSEGVVAGVPFFDEVFSQLGCTVEWHIKEGLSLNPNPTHHCATVRGPIRKILLGERVALNILARCSGIASKSASLLAALRAHGWAGTLAGTRKTTPGFRVIEKYGILVGGADPHRHDLSHMVMLKDNHVWACANNSAAADGGNRAVGEESIAVAIPRAVQAAKSVGGFATKVEVEVRNLEEANAAIEAGADVIMLDNFTADGVKVAAKQLKEEWAAKGKRNAFLVEVSGGLTEANAASFACEDVDILSTSSIHQGTPTVDFSLKVSLR, encoded by the exons ATGACGTCCGCATCCCCATATGGAGACCTCCGTCACCTATTGCCGAATAATTACAAGGCGCTAATCACGGCTTGGCTCGAGGAGGACACCCCTAACTTTGACTATGGTGGTTTTGTTGTTGGTGAGTCGGAGGGTGAGGCGAGGTTACTTGGGAAAAGCGAG GGTGTGGTAGCCGGTGTTCCGTTCTTCGATGAGGTGTTTTCGCAGCTTGGATGCAC GGTGGAATGGCACATTAAAGAAGGCCTCTCCCTCAACCCCAACCCAACCCACCACTGCGCGACCGTCCGCGGCCCAATCCGTAAGATCCTCCTTGGCGAACGCGTCGCCCTGAACATCCTCGCCCGCTGCTCTGGCATCGCATCCAAATCTGCCTCTTTGCTCGCCGCTCTCCGCGCGCACGGCTGGGCCGGTACCCTCGCCGGAACCCGCAAGACGACACCGGGTTTCCGGGTTATTGAAAAGTATGGTATTCTGGTTGGAGGAGCGGATCCGCACCGACACGATTTGAGCCATATGGTTATGCTCAAGGATAACCATGTGTGGGCTTGTGCGAACAACTCCGCTGCGGCGGATGGGGGCAACAGGGCTGTTGGGGAGGAGTCGATTGCGGTGGCAATTCCGAGGGCCGTGCAGGCTGCCAAGAGCGTTGGCGGGTTTGCGACGAaagttgaggttgaggtgaggaatctggaggaggcGAATGCGGCGATTGAGGCTGGTGCGGATGTTATCATGTTGGATAACTTTACGGCGGATGGAGTAAAAGTTGCTGCGAAGCAGTTGAAGGAGGAGTGGGCGGCCAAGGGGAAAAGGAACGCGTTTTTGGTGGAGGTTAGTGGAGGGTTGACGGAGGCGAATGCGGCTTCGTTTGCTTGtgaggatgttgatattTTGTCGACGAGTTCGATCCACCAGGGGACACCAACTGTGGACTTTTCGCTGAAGGTTTCGCTGCGGTAG
- the ORF1 gene encoding putative anucleate primary sterigmata (ApsB) (COG:S;~EggNog:ENOG410PIYU;~InterPro:IPR024545,IPR012943;~PFAM:PF07989,PF12808;~go_component: GO:0005815 - microtubule organizing center [Evidence IEA]) has protein sequence MVVDDHHYLRGDQLPTEDNNKNNNNHSDDGNENHHDTSFMMDENNDMAEKDVENHTQDEQGTERREEHEQERQGQGQGTDPNPSITGLEDQNDHDDSFLPPPLPDRDDSSLLLLSSEDDGDHERGENETFLEEREMRRKLMDMESSFLPESSTMDMNVATNEDAGADDTYLVGALEKYANAPPPNPTQPEGQSQLSIGNETSHDLTSIQEDDTPAPQTPRQSAGEGNTTIDMETTTPAGHPPERQHEDEATILENPTSSPAAQAAARNENLNLSASVSENTGLGQAYQEGKNPSADKSATPQSRRSSQQLRTSSQSGKSRIFNDSSDGEMAPRATVRRGNKPKYLNSRQSAQRLSYSSIATTNTEETHSDATLGADYALQSGGAAPESANDAQPGQHGNLARSVSLGSVASGISGYSDENPLDKSSKNPAGASDSGLHTLSEEEGYTSQSRPSSRPAPGSPQQETSTEDTEPMTPKAKSSEHSFPTDTAITERIKDIQVPSAFSRQFREELGHRALSPERRTGATSTPAFGRSGRSMTLKEQSSTIDRLSKENFDLKMRIHFLNEALNKRSEEGIKEMISENVELKSDKLKLQKDNQGLKRKVRDLEKQIKDQQSDKESMVNHDPEGSDDEHRDPMQNEEILFLQERMESYELEIERLRSESIARESEKRRLAEMVKSLSNGRPVDSDVGSREERDMWKDMLDAETAAREQAEEENKVLRDETLRLRSEMEFALGSTRSGQRDPTVAGVSYYSSTTEREFNNRKSSGGTLVIELELLKQENAELRKEVSAQTSMLTSRNREKERLYQEIEELKLGQRRDGSRSIAGDSIFDRSASRAHGRSSSRASEMAPEDEADREELELRNGQLRDQVSTLKLENQTVHDQLEECAQELEALDKAYQADVEQAEEEIQSLQQERDQALQMAEERDAAFQDLRAEAQEELDALGGELEQKVEECQRLNEEVRNQDESLQVLQAEMRSAGEGIIRLEEDAQNNLERYKAVQQELEDSNREMEQLENNLYEANTKVQRLTVQIESSQNEIAFLREEQDGDKIKIGDLESELKTYEINLGSERDKTRELEARLAEERHQREVVGGKEKQEVQRIVNELNREASTAKDELRRLRKALSAQEVETATWRERLMDLENNLRETLGDLTGSRSSLITNIVKLQKELESTALELESTRSKLDEKESLLRNRDALLESHGLESRKLSELLDRERHARRADKQSFEQAIKSHHQTSRSITQSNSRITELEQARSKDHKRFTGLEQQFKDQLSERNAMLLTIWKRLSAMCGPDWAHSNSLINGNLPSQEVIGNILFWPGFSRNLMLAVKTMEAVIGGFKNRIKGVERDLAKQYQNLEHTFSLRVKKLDRLEEGIMNLRAQQHSKNQSGMSPEIAKLRGENRLLKAELNLIQSHSRSRGPVAGSSAQPTSPTHESSNGNNVDPDVQRGLVRSSTTTGIPQPSHFSETTLAEQQGALVHGYRARHGADAGNSEKWIQRLRELEKRLKAEREARLLDRGGARKRLEERDAENQRLRAQIERQQRARRSIAAADEQYAGRIQSGDQQDDDHSSDEGTGFYVDIEV, from the exons ATGGTGGTGGATGACCACCATTATCTGCGGGGAGATCAGTTACCCACCGAGGATAATAACAAAAACAATAATAATCACAGCGACGACGGCAACGAGAACCACCACGATACCTCTTTCATGATGGACGAGAATAACGATATGGCCGAGAAGGATGTCGAGAACCACACGCAGGACGAACAAGGAACAGAAAGAAGGGAAGAGCATGAACAGGAGCGACAGGGACAAGGACAAGGGACAGACCCCAACCCCTCAATAACCGGCTTAGAGGACCAAAATGACCACGACGACTCATTTCTCCCCCCTCCGCTACCCGATCGCGATGACAGCAGTCTCCTGCTCCTATCCAGCGAGGACGACGGTGACCATGAACGCGGCGAGAACGAGACCTTTCTCGAGGAGAGGGAAATGCGGAGGAAACTAATGGACATGGAGTCTAGTTTCCTTCCAGAATCATCTACGATGGACATGAACGTTGCCACCAATGAGGACGCCGGTGCCGATGATACATACTTGGTTGGGGCCCTGGAGAAATATGCTAATGCACCGCCGCCCAATCCTACCCAACCGGAGGGCCAGTCTCAGCTATCCATAGGGAATGAGACAAGCCATGACCTCACGTCTATCCAGGAAGACGATACGCCCGCTCCACAAACGCCGCGTCAGAGTGCAGGAGAGGGAAATACGACGATTGACATGGAGACTACTACGCCTGCTGGTCATCCTCCGGAGCGACAGCATGAAGACGAAGCCACTATACTTGAGAATCCCACTTCGTCACCAGCCGCTCAGGCCGCCGCGAGAAATGAGAACCTGAATTTGTCGGCATCTGTATCAGAGAATACCGGACTTGGTCAGGCATACCAAGAGGGCAAAAACCCATCAGCTGACAAGTCGGCTACACCACAGTCGCGACGGTCCTCGCAACAACTGCGAACCAGTTCACAAAGCGGAAAGTCCAGAATATTCAACGACAGTAGTGACGGAGAGATGGCTCCCCGCGCTACCGTTCGAAGGGGAAACAAGCCAAAGTATCTGAACAGTCGCCAATCGGCACAACGCTTATCCTACTCTTCTATTGCGACAACCAACACCGAAGAAACCCATAGCGATGCGACTCTGGGTGCTGATTATGCACTTCAATCAGGAGGCGCGGCCCCGGAGAGCGCGAATGATGCTCAACCCGGGCAGCATGGCAACTTGGCGCGCTCTGTTAGCTTGGGGAGCGTGGCATCGGGAATCTCGGGGTATAGCGATGAGAACCCGCTTGACAAGAGTAGCAAGAATCCAGCAGGAGCCTCTGATAGCGGTCTACATACTCTGAGCGAGGAGGAAGGTTATACTTCGCAGTCCCGGCCAAGCTCCCGGCCAGCCCCAGGGTCGCCTCAGCAGGAAACATCCACAGAAGACACCGAACCGATGACACCAAAGGCGAAGTCATCAGAGCACAGTTTCCCCACGGACACCGCCATCACGGAGCGCATCAAGGACATACAGGTTCCCAGTGCCTTTTCCAGACAGTTTCGGGAGGAACTTGGCCACCGTGCTTTGTCTCCAGAGAGGCGTACAGGGGCAACATCCACCCCGGCGTTTGGAAGGAGTGGTAGGAGTATGACGCTCAAAGAGCAGAGCAGTACTATCGACCGTCTGTCAAAGGAGAACTTTGatctgaagatgaggatcCACTTCCTTAACGAGGCCTTGAATAAGCGTTCAGAGGAGGGTATTAAGGAGATGATATCGGAGAATGTCGAGTTGAAGTCGGATAAGCTGAAACTCCAGAAGGATAACCAAGGTCTCAAGAGGAAGGTTCGTGATCTGGAAAAGCAAATCAAGGACCAGCAGTCAGACAAGGAGTCCATGGTCAATCACGATCCCGAAGGCTCGGATGATGAGCACCGTGATCCGATGCAAAATGAAGAGATACTTTTCCTACAAGAAAGGATGGAGAGTTATGAGCTCGAAATTGAACGTCTTCGGTCAGAAAGCATCGCGAGGGAGTCTGAGAAGAGAAGGCTTGCTGAGATGGTCAAGTCGCTCAGTAATGGGAGACCCGTTGACTCTGATGTTGGGTcgagggaggagagg GATATGTGGAAGGATATGCTTGACGCGGAAACCGCCGCGCGTGAgcaagcagaagaagagaacaaGGTCCTACGCGATGAAACGTTGCGTTTGAGAAGCGagatggaattcgcactggGCAGTACCAGATCAGGCCAGCGTGACCCAACAGTCGCAGGGGTTTCCTATTACTCAAGCACGACAGAGCGGGAGTTCAACAACCGTAAATCGAGCGGCGGTACTCTTGTGATAGAATTGGAGCTCCTGAAGCAAGAAAATGCTGAACTGAGAAAGGAAGTCAGTGCGCAGACTTCTATGCTCACTTCTCGGAACCGAGAAAAGGAACGCCTGTACCAGGAGATCGAGGAGCTGAAGCTTGGACAACGCCGTGATGGTAGTCGATCGATTGCTGGGGACAGTATCTTTGACCGCTCGGCTTCACGAGCACATGGCAGGTCGTCCTCGCGGGCCAGTGAAATGGCTCCAGAAGATGAGGCTGATCGAGAGGAACTCGAGCTTCGCAATGGACAACTGCGTGACCAAGTTTCCACGCTGAAGCTGGAAAACCAAACAGTTCATGACCAACTGGAGGAATGCGCCCAAGAACTCGAAGCACTTGACAAGGCCTACCAGGCTGATGTCGAGCAAGCGGAAGAGGAGATCCAAAGTTTGCAACAGGAGCGCGACCAGGCTCTGCAAATGGCTGAGGAACGCGATGCCGCTTTCCAGGACTTAAGAGCGGAGGCCCAAGAAGAACTAGATGCTCTTGGCGGAGAGTTGGAACAGAAGGTGGAAGAGTGCCAGCGTTTGAACGAAGAGGTGCGGAACCAGGATGAGAGTCTCCAAGTATTGCAGGCGGAGATGCGCTCTGCCGGCGAGGGCATTATTCGTCTCGAGGAAGATGCGCAGAATAACCTAGAGCGGTACAAGGCTGTTCAGCAAGAACTTGAAGACTCGAATCGGGAGATGGAGCAGTTGGAGAATAATCTCTACGAAGCCAACACCAAGGTCCAGCGACTTACTGTGCAGATTGAATCGAGCCAAAATGAAATTGCCTTCCTGCGCGAAGAGCAAGATGGCGATAAAATCAAAATTGGCGATCTCGAGTCTGAGCTGAAGACTTACGAGATCAACCTTGGTAGTGAAAGGGACAAGACCAGAGAGCTGGAAGCTCGCTTGGCGGAAGAGAGACACCAGCGAGAGGTCGTCGGAGGTAAAGAGAAACAGGAAGTCCAGCGGATCGTGAACGAGTTGAACCGCGAGGCGTCCACTGCCAAGGACGAGTTGCGAAGACTCAGGAAGGCCCTATCTGCTCAAGAAGTCGAGACTGCTACTTGGCGTGAGCGGCTCATGGACCTGGAGAACAACCTCCGTGAAACGCTTGGTGACCTCACCGGTAGCCGCTCCAGTCTCATCACCAACATTGTCAAGTTGCAAAAGGAGCTGGAGTCGACAGCGCTGGAGCTCGAGAGTACTCGTTCCAAGCTGGACGAAAAGGAATCTCTCTTGCGGAACCGCGATGCTCTTCTTGAGAGCCATGGTCTGGAATCGCGCAAGCTGTCTGAACTTCTAGACCGCGAGCGCCATGCTCGTCGAGCAGACAAGCAGTCCTTCGAACAGGCAATCAAGTCACACCACCAGACCTCCCGCAGCATCACGCAGAGCAACTCGCGCATCACCGAGTTAGAACAAGCGCGCAGTAAAGACCACAAACGCTTCACGGGTCTGGAACAGCAATTTAAAGATCAGCTAAGTGAACGGAACGCAATGCTCCTCACCATCTGGAAACGTCTCTCAGCCATGTGCGGTCCAGACTGGGCACATTCCAACAGTCTCATCAACGGCAACCTCCCCAGCCAAGAAGTCATCGGCAACATCCTGTTCTGGCCTGGGTTCAGTCGCAATCTCATGCTCGCTGTTAAGACAATGGAAGCGGTGATTGGGGGATTCAAGAACCGAATCAAGGGCGTCGAGCGGGATTTGGCCAAGCAGTACCAGAACCTGGAACACACTTTCAGCTTGCGGGTGAAGAAGCTCGATCGTCTTGAGGAGGGAATCATGAACCTGCGCGCCCAGCAGCATAGCAAGAACCAATCCGGAATGTCGCCAGAAATAGCCAAGCTGCGCGGCGAGAACCGATTGTTAAAGGCGGAGCTCAACCTGATCCAATCGCATTCCCGTAGTCGTGGGCCCGTCGCAGGATCATCAGCACAGCCTACTTCTCCAACACACGAGAGTAGCAACGGCAACAACGTCGACCCTGACGTTCAAAGAGGTCTCGTACGAAGCTCCACGACAACCGGCATCCCGCAACCATCCCACTTCTCCGAAACAACCCTAGCCGAACAACAGGGCGCCTTAGTCCATGGTTACCGCGCGCGCCACGGCGCAGATGCAGGAAACAGCGAAAAATGGATCCAGCGTCTCCGCGAACTCGAGAAACGACTGAAAGCCGAACGCGAAGCTAGATTGTTAGACCGCGGTGGTGCACGGAAGAGACTCGAAGAACGTGATGCAGAGAACCAACGCCTTCGCGCTCAGATTGAGAGACAGCAGCGTGCTAGACGGAGTATCGCTGCGGCGGATGAGCAGTATGCTGGGAGGATTCAATCGGGTGATCAACAAGATGATGACCATAGTTCGGACGAGGGGACAGGGTTCTATGTTGATATTGAGGTTTAA